One Peromyscus eremicus chromosome 17, PerEre_H2_v1, whole genome shotgun sequence genomic window, tggacctatacattttaaaacttgtttcttctttcctgtgtACATGCTTGCAGTGGCCAGTACCATAGGATGTATTAACATTGTTCAAACAGAACTTCTGGCCTTGTTCCTGGATTCTGCAAGTCCTGAAAGTCACTCTTACACTGCTTGGGTGTTCTGTTGTTTGACCATTTCAGTCTCATCCCAAAGGAGAAGTACAAAGGAGAAGAaatcagaagaggaagaaatagggGTGTCAACTGATGATGACAATCTCAGTTTCTGCAGAGCTGAATAGAAGGCCTCAAGCAACAGAAAAGCCGAAGATTTATTTAACAGCAGTAACTTTGGGATAAATCTGCCTAGCTGTGTCTGAAAAGGCTTAAGTTTTTATAAGCAACCATGTTTTATAACCTTTTGTTAACTGAGCGCAATAGAAGATCTATTTTAAGCATGGCATGCATATAGCTCGGCAAAGAACATACTTACAAACAGAATGCATTTCCACTTGTTGTCTTAAGCGAATTTTGCTCATTGTGTCATAAAAATTGGGTTCTGACAAGGTTTCTTCTGAAGGTGGCACACTAAATATTCtcataattttccttttattcctaGAACACAAAACCAATGCAGATTTGTTTCAATACTTATGTCTCATGATCTATTAAAAGTATGAAACAAATTCTTTCTGTGAAGTACTCTATTTTCTGCTAACATATAAGCTCTCTATGTAGAGCTATGGCATCACAACGAAAAAAGATGCTTAATGCATTATAACACACATGATACTATATTGCTAAATAAGATACCAAATGAGGCCCTTTTGTTGCCATTCCCCTTAACTCCTAGGGAAAATGGCATATTAAAAACAGCAGTATACAAACAAGAAAGCATTCATTTTTCCTCCCTTTCACAACATCCAGCTAAAGAGAAATCACTGGAGTGGGGAGTATGCCGGATGTGAACAGACCTTAGTTTGGGAAATTCATGAGTAAAAATGTTCTTTAATGACACAGTTTCAGTGGGAGATACCTTTTTAGAAACAAGAGCAGTGCATCtctgcttttaaaagaaaagcaggaaggagGTGGTAGCTCTTTTGAGAGAGAAGTTGTCACAGGGATCTGTGATGACATGTGGCACCTTCTTACACCCATACCAGCAGTCCAGCCACTGAGAGGGAGCTACATGGCAATGTGAGGGTAAGTAAAAACAAATGAGGTATATCCAAGTCCAAACAGACATTATTTCTGGACTATTAATAAACTACTTAAGGACTTTTTAAAACCTCAGTAGAGAATGTCCTGAAGTATATACCTACAAGCAGAATACTGCTTTTCTGCTTTAGTATATACCCtagtcatcatcaccatcatcaccaccactgcAATCATCATCACTACTacaatcatcatcaccaccaccaccaccaccaccaccaccaccaccaccaccaccaccatcaattcTATTACTGTTTTGCTGGATTGGGGGGAAAGAAACCAGGAGGTGTTGAAAAGGGCACTTAAGTGAAGCTACCCTAGAAATGAAGGCAGAAAAGTGTCTATTAAGAATTTGGACCATGGGGTATATCACTGACACAAAGATAAAAGACAAGTTTCTTGTTATTGAGGAACCGACattttttataaagaacagagaTGTAGTGTGCTagtttcttgtcaacttgatatagcTGGAGTTACCTGGGAAGACAGAACCTTGGTTGTggaattgcctctatcagacTGTCCCGTAGGTAAgtttataaggcattttctcgatTTATGACTCTTGTGGCAGGGCCCAGTTCACTGAGGGTGGGTGGTCTCAGGTCatataagcaaacaaacagagcaaagcatggagaacaagccataagcaatgttcctccatggtctctgcttcagtttctgcctctaggCTCCTCTCTTGAGCTCCTGTACTGACTTCTCTCAAGGACTATGTATAGCCTGTAAGCTGAAACAGACGCTTTCCTCTGCAAGCCActcttggtcatggtctttattatAGCAGTAGGAAACAAACTGATACAGTGCCATGCATAAGAATCAAGGAGAAGGTCCAAGGGATGGACAGAGGTTTGCTGACTACATAGGCATTAAGTGTTTTTGCATTTCAGACACTTGGACCAAAAATACTTTACAGTGTGCTCATTGCAAGGGGACAATGTACCAAAGCTGGTGACAAAGTCGGGCTACTTTAGAAGTGACAGCAACCAAACTCTAGAGCAGCAGGTCCTGTTACCCTGACAAATATGGGATTTCCAGATCAAACCTCAGTCGCCAACACCTTCCAGTCCAGGAACACACTTTCTGAAGAAATATATTGATGCATTTAAtccaactaaaacaaaacaacaacaacccacatCCTAACCCTTTAAAACTCCAAGTGCTCAGTGTCTTCTCTGCCCTTACTTACCTCTTGGCATACATGAAGAGGCCAAAGCTAACAAGGATCACTATCAAGTACACATTGGTGGCTTCGTTCCAGGCTTCGTGGACGGTGTAATCAATAGACCCGTCATCACCCATCATGCCGTAACTTCCAGCCATGGGATCTGTAAGAAAGAACAAAAGGTGCCGTGGCTGAGACATGGCCACTGACTGTTGGTGTATGGTCCACATCTAAGAATGACTTTACACTGTGAAATAGGTACATGGCACTCATTCTTTGCATTTGTTTTgaggtgttggggatcaaacccaggtcacaTATATACTAAGCATGTTCTCTACCCTGAGCTACCCTGCAGTCCCTAAGTAGGTACATTATGATCCTAAATGCCTACGTGCCTCCATTTTCCTCAGTATTTATGGagtctaaaaaatattttcagtttggCTCTTTTAGGAAAAGGGATACTGACCCCAGATACAGGTCATAAAGGTATAAAACACATATTTTCcccattttaaattttgaaatagtaCAACTCTTACTTACATAAACGTTAAAATGTAGGGTAAAAAATAATATTGCTAACAGTTGACTGTGAAATGCTACTGCAGTCTCCAAACTGTAGCTGTCACTCAGAGGGCAACAAGGGAACCCTTCAGAACACAGACCCAGACAGTAGGTAGGAGTCAGAGAAGGCCAGCCTCTCCCACAACAGCAACCCAGAAAACACATGGCCACACTAACTGCTCTTCAGGTGCCTCCCAATACGCCTGCACATTTGGAGCTAGACCAAACTTGGCCTGTTTGCCAAATTTGGCTAAAAGAAACTATGAGATAAGAAGTTACATGGCTACTTATTCATAATCATGCATTCTCTGGACATTCCCACAGAAAGTTGGACTGATAATCACAAGTGTATCAAACAGCAAGTAAAAgaataaagggtttttttttttaatttttttaaatttatgtttgagAACTGAATTTTTCCTTAAGGACAAAGTTCCTCCCTTGTATTGAACATACAAGGAAAGTCTCAGTTAAATGACGTAAACCAGGAAAGCAGTTCAGAAGTGTTTTAGACATTCTATAAAAAGGAGAATGAACAAATGGCAGGTAAAGAGTACTGTAGTATTTAACAACAAGGCACGGTTTAACACCAAGAAAAGCAATGCCTGAAATGACCTAGAAATTATTTACAAAGCTTTCGTGGTTTTTGTTTCTGCCTTCAACAATGAAGGTGATGCAGAAATTCTTCTAGAAAAATACCTTGCAGTCTATTTGGTAGAGCTATGCAAATACTATCAATGTCATTTCCCTTGGCCAGTTAATTAGcatatgttttcttccttctcactTGTTTGtataaaatacagaatgaaatTCCAGGAAAGGGTTGCTCTAACCCGGGGGCATGCTTTCTCACATCTGGAGTCTTCGCCAGATGTTTGGAGACCTACTGCGCTCATTTAGAGTAGCGTGGACAACAGGAACAGACCTTTAGTCTGAACTCCTGAGACTGAAGACAAGAGCAACTTCACGTATTGCTGTCTGATGGACACAAACCCCTGTCttgtaaaaaatattttggtCAAGGAACAATAAGCAGAACTTCACTATAAAAGACTTAAAATGTTAAGATCTAAACGTGACGGCAGACCTAACTCCTAAATATTAACGACTAGAGGGATGGGCTTTTGGTTGAGTGGAAGGGGCAGGAGTAGGAGACAGTGACGTGCTcgattcttatttattttaaaatttaattccaggggctctctgatttttttttatttatagtaaATAACCAGTCTATTTTAGATGCAGAGACTTCTGAAAGACTAAACACAACAATTGCCTTTAATTTGTGGTATTTTGACCATCGTAAATGCCAAGGTGCTAAAATGGCAATAACCACGATTGTGTTTGGGAAAAGCTAAGTTTTAAGTGCCTGACTGTGTGCTGCAGAGAGCATGGCCAATAAGGAAGCAACAGGAGCAGTACTCAGAACTGGGAGTTCATAAATCAGGGAAAAACAAGAGAATAAGGCAACCGCCACCAGGACATGGAGTGAGTGCCGTCTATTTACCTGACAAATTAACAAAGTGTTTCCTAATGCCCAAGTGGATCTGAACCAGATTAATTTCTCACTACAACTTTTGACAAAATTTTGTCCGTGTGCCGCTGAGTGAATGATGTACCCCTATCCAGAGCATGATTTCTTCCTAGGACGCCACTCTATCGTTGTATTTAGAAAAAAGGTTTTCTGATTACTTCTGGTCCAGAGTGGCAAAATGTTAACCTGAGATTATACGTcacataacacaaaacatcagTAGTATGCAATAACACTGCCACTCCACGGGTCCTGGGATGTATGAGTTATCCTAGACCCGCAGTAGTGAAGGATTGGCGCTGAAGCTTGGCCTCTCCTGCTAGTCCTGACACAACCAAGAGCATGCTTTGTAAGACAACCAggaatggagagagagctcagagtcACAGAGCAGACGGGGTACTTTGTACCAGCCCTCCCGCACACTTGGTGTAGACTAACCAAgggtgtgcatatacatgcacccTCCATCTTTGGGCTAAAGTAAAATGTCCAGGGGTTCCTTTCTGTCAAGTTAATAGTCTGGTAAAATATATGCTGGGGGTGACATTCAGGGCTCTCTTGGGAAAACAGATTCCTCCCCTCAGCTGTCCTGAGATGTAATGCTTGAACTATCACTGAAGTAGGAAGATGAATGAGAGAATGAAAGCCCAAGTCAACATGAGCATTCAGAGCTAATGCTGTCAAAAATGCATCCCTTAGGATTTAGTTCAAGGCTGACCTACTTCTAGGTGAAGCATCCTTTTCTGGATAATCATGGGACACTAccttaagtttttaaatttgtctACACCGTCCTACAAGTGAGCATCACTGGCTATCATGCCCTAGAATGTTATTCTGGTCTCTCATCTGGAACTTGGTTATTTCCTCACAGGAATGCAGTTTAAACACCATTTCTAGCAACAAAATCCAGGCACTGTGAGGGGAAGAGTCTCCTGATTCTCTGAAGCCCTAAGAGGTTTGAGGTCCTAAAGCAGAAGGGAACACGCTCACAGGCCTTCACCCTTTCCCAGAGGAAGGAGGACATCTGGGACCTGTGGACTGGGCAGTCCACATtcgaatttttttttctttttctttctttttttccttttctttctttctttctttctttctttctttctttctttctttctttctttctttcttttcttttctttttcttttctttctttcttttttgcaacCATCCTGCTTTGAGTCACTGCAACTCTGTAACAGGTGACAGTGGTGGTTCTGTAATCCCAAGGCCACACGGGCCCCCGGGAACGGAGGGGCAGAAGGCGGGTACACAGATCCGACGCCCAAACCTGGCCTCCTCCAGCCGCGTCCCCGAGCCTGTGCAATCTGCTCCCGGTGGCACAC contains:
- the Smim19 gene encoding small integral membrane protein 19, with translation MAGSYGMMGDDGSIDYTVHEAWNEATNVYLIVILVSFGLFMYAKRNKRKIMRIFSVPPSEETLSEPNFYDTMSKIRLRQQVEMHSVSRKYEYQQPQSQADSVQLSLE